A segment of the Trifolium pratense cultivar HEN17-A07 linkage group LG7, ARS_RC_1.1, whole genome shotgun sequence genome:
ATTTTTTGATTGGGATTAGGGGTCCTAGAGAGGATGCTGTTGAAATTAGGAAGAAAATTGTTGAGTTTTGTGAGAATAGTTTTGGGATAAGGTTAGATAATTCCAAGTTGGAGATTGACCATATTGCAAGGGGTATTCAGTTCTTGGATCATATAATATGCAGAAGGGTGATACATCCAACCTTGAGATATACAGGTTCTGGAGGTAACATAGTGAGTAAGAAGGGTGTGGGAACTTTGCTTTCGGTTACTGCTAGCTTACAACAATGCATTCGTCAGTTTAGGCGGATTGAGCTTGTTAAGGGTGATAAAGACCCCGAGCCACTTCCGTGTAATCCCATGTTGTATTCAGGTCAAGCTCATACAAACTCACAGATGAATAAGTTCCTTGAGACAATGGCTGATTGGTATAAATATGCTGATAATCGTAAAAAGGTTGTTGGCTTTTGTGCCTACGTGGTTCGCAGCTCTTTGGCTAAGTTGTATGCTGCTAGGTATAGGCTGAAATCTCGTGCCAAAGTGTACGGAATAGCTTCGCGAAATCTCAGCCGGCCACTGAGGGAGAGTACCAACAATTCTGCACCTGAGTATTCAGATCTTTTGAGGATGGGGTTGGTTGATCCAATTGAAGGTGTTCAGTTTTCGCATATGTCCTTGATTCCATCTTGCGATTATACTCCGTTTCCGAGAAACTGGATACCAGATCATGAGAGGGTGTTGCATGAGTACATAAAACTTGATAATCCTAAATTTTTCTGTGACCTGCTCAGATATATTAAGCAAAAAGGCTTAAGTATTCCTCAAGATGAAATTTCTCAAATGGTATGGGACTACAAAACTCTCGGTGTTAGGTATTTTCGATCTGACAGGGATAAAGAAGTAAAAGCTGATTTAAAGGAGATAACTGAGTAAGTTTGGTATTGATTGAAAATTAGTGGAATCTTCTCAATATCAAGGCTCTGCTTCAAAATTGATGATCATCTCATAGAAATATGGTTATGTGCATTATTGAGCAATTTTCTATGTTGAGTGTAAAAGTCTTTTAGATTATATTCTATCTAACAAGAAATGTTACTAGTTCATGCTGACATTATCTATACATGAAAGGTAGAATGTGTTCTTTGGAAGGGTGAAACTGAGATATCACAGTGTTGTAACTTGTAATTAACTACCAACAATATTGAACATGGCAACATGTACTAACAGAATTTTCTGCATTGTAGAATTGTGCTTAAGTCAAGCTTTTTCATTAGATTTTACATAAATGCTGAAATTTAAATATGTTGGGATCCTTTTCCTCTCTGCATCAGACCATAATGTTTGGTGATATATTTTCTGTAaccttgtaagttgtaacaatTCTTGTTATGTTTGGATGACtttgtttttcctttcagaAACCTGATCAAATACAGGTTTGATCCAATTTACAATTGTCTGCACTTTCGGATGCTCAAGTATTGCAGTTAGGGGTGCTCGGGGTTCGGTTTGAATCGGTTTTGAGgtaaaaactcatccgatccaaaaataaatttacccACGGTTCGGTTTtcggatgacaaataaaaaaagctGATCCAATCCAAAAGAGGCACTTCATTGATCAATTTCGGATTTACCGACCATTGACTTTGTAATATGGCTTTTCATTCTTGCTACTTTTCTTGTTCACCAACTGAAATTGACTCTCATCAGCTTGAGGAGATTGGCTAGTTGAACTTTTGATCAAATCATCATCACTATTGCCACAAGCAACATCAATGTTTTCTTGAGACTCAATTTCAACCATATTAGTCCATGACTCTCTAAAGAACTTTTCAAGAGAAGCCAAATTTACAGAACTTGGGCTTTGAGTCTCATCATTCATCACTATGAACTTGAATTTCATCAACAAATTCAGAGTTTGCAACTGAATTTCATCATCATTAACTTGTGTAGATTCAACACTGATGAAATATTATTGACCACAAACACATTTTCATCAACCTCGGGGTTGTCAACTCTATGATCATTGATTACAGAAGTATCATTCTTACCCTCATTTAGAACAGTTACCTCAGTAATCAACTTTGGATCTTCGAGAAGATTTTGTTGATCATTCGTTGAGGTACATGCATTAACACCACCACATTCTTCTCTGAAATTTTCCGATCATCCCTAGTTTGAACAAAGACTTGCTTTGATTTAGGGATAGTCTTATTCGCGACtttagggggtgtattggattgagatttcaaaggattttaaaagacttttttatgataaaaaaatcttgtggtattcaatcaagacttttacaaaagttaaataaatcttgtggtattcaattaagacaattaagatatttttttaagtcaaCAAAATttgttggtattcaattaagatttcttagtatttttaaaatgtctgttggtattcaaaagtAGAGCTAGGGCCTTAAGGGgtcggccctttaaggggcggacccacttattcctgattattaattttatttaaattttaaacaatttttctagtgtcgtgaacttattctctttttcttcaatcagcactgtccacgatcggcaccctaaaaaaattgtgtttaaaatttaaataaaattaataatcaggaataagtgggtccgccccttaaagggccggccccttaaggccctttttacagctctaatcAAAAGTCTatagattttgatggattttcttgtagaatggattttgaaagactttttagttaaaaatacacataaaacATCAATCCAACAATCTCACTCAAACCCTTcagactttttataattttccaagaattttttttctaccacTTACCGGCAGACTACTATCAAGTTCATCGATTTTTATGCATACCTGTATCGTTTATTGTTTATGTTGCTATATATATGGTTAAATTAAACGACCTTGAGGTTATTATATGTCCACACAAATAAAAACTACAGGAACATGATTCAATCACTGGATATCATCATTTGTTAAGAACCCTAACATATATAGCATATGATTGAAACGCTAATCATCACACCAACATGATATCGTTGATCCATTTGTTTCTTTATTCAAATATCGATTACATATGCACAAAAACatgatgtttttctttttttcttaccgtaaaaaataaatatgatgttgatttttcttcaatttgtttttgttaaaacgttaatttttttttccttttttgtgttattattattagaaccatttttattttctttatttaaacattttaatttatttatcattttttttattcacttttataattttatttgtttatattatgtCCTTGATGTATTTTAAGGaatgattgattgattaattatatttttagaagaaatttgtattgaatttattgagtcatttaaatcttaaaaattcataaagttTTTTGAAATCTCAAAAGTCTTGTTATAAAATCTCACAGATTCTTGATTGTAAAGAgtcttttaaaaaagttttttaaaatcttacaaaatcaatataatctcacaaagtcttttaaaatcttcaagattttttttgccaaaatagtCTTtcgaaatctcaatccaatacacccccttaGAGTTTACATCTGTTGGTGCAATTTTCTTAAGAATCTCAACAGTAACACTATGTTCCATGCATTTAAAAAtgagtaattttaaaaattattatatttaaagaaTTATGGCACGCCACCCCACCAGATTGCCAGCGAACCGGTGGTCCGATGTCAAACACGGCCGCTAATTTCCAATGATTTGAGAGAAATTTTTgttggtgaattcttcggtacacatattatgtggatgtgtaccggtacaccgctgatgtggttaacaagtaatatagtaattaatgcagatttgtcaacaaaaaaaaatgaatgcagattttatttctttattaagttttttatattaaacactactttttaatattggcAAATGTATCATTCtacaataaatcaaaccatgcatcatatctttcaacttatatatgattttcaacaaattcaaatatttttccttcaaaaaaaattcaaatattttaatattattctaatatcttataaataatattattttagtattttttattttcttaaaaattaaaatatgattttaataacttttttaattattcaaacaaaaaaaacttaaaattattaatatgattgatCCAACtacgattttaatatttcaatattattacctttcaattttttttaatattattagtttataaaaattaatattcatttaccaCCTAATCATTAgtgcatataattattaaaaaatatttattttttagtaaaaaaaaacttaaattttttaatatgtttatatatttattgtaatattgttaatttttagtgattcattatattttacagggttaaataagtttgttatcgatataaaattattaaatttaatttttcatcttcataagaAAATGTCATGTTTTGATCCTCACAAAATgtttatgcatgcaattttggtcatgttgtaaagttgatgtatatttctgatgattttgcaaatatgtatagcgcattataaaaagtttgtccaaaagtaaggagcacaaaatttgatttctagatCAAAATattcgttacttttatcttgatattttgatttacaaaattcatatttaattcgtctcatattaaaaaatgttaaagttttgtaaatgaacttttGATATTGTTCTAGACATGCTTaattgtcgaaatttaaattcataagttattgttagttcaattaagtgatattgaacgacttgattgagaaaaatttaattccttaataaagtaagtataattagttaagtttgcatatgaactatgtttcaagttgaaggGTTTGATCTAAATTTTTTGATTTATGTTTACACAATTGGCATTATTAGTCGAGACCTAATAGTCATTTCATTTGAACTATGTTTTTttaagtcatagttaatctaactagttgaggttaaattgtttgattttagaatttgaattcttaagtgtttctcATTCTTATTTGGTCAAGTTGAATAGTGAGATTGAGATTGTTTGATCTCCTTAGTTCCTTTCAGTCTAATTGGTTGTGACTTAACAATCCTTTCATAATAACTAGGTTTCTTGTGTAATAATTCGTCCAACAATATGAGATTGAACTGTTAGCTAGAATGttgaaattcaattttttaagtgtttatcatttcaattaggTCAAGTTAAATAGATTAACTGAGATGAATTGATTCCCTATGTCACAATTGAGAAAATTAGTCGAGACTTAACACTCATTTTATATGAATTACGTTTTTtgagtcatagttaatctaactagttgatgTTGAACTGTTACATTATcgacatttaaattcttaagtgttttacattttaatttggtcaatttatttcTTTGGTTCTTATCGGTAGAATTGGTAGCAACTTAATAATTCTTTTCTGATAACTAGGTTTTTGATTCACAGGTAATCCAATTAGTTGACATCGAAATATTATAttgctaaaaatttaaatgtcatgGGTCTCGTTCCAATTAGGtggtattgaattgtttgagataaaaattaaaatcaaacacgtaCAATACAATTAAAGTTGTCCTGTCAAGTCCCTTAAGTTTAAACatatcaaacgcacccttaatcATAGTTGGTAgaattacttcttttttttttggcttaattagtaaaatggtcccttaaagacatttttggtttcatattggtcccttaaagaaaaaaaaagtccaaataggtcccttaaagaaaaaaaagtccgaataggtcccttaaagacatctccgttaatcagtcttttgatttaaaaaattgaaggaatatttttagtaaagggtaattttggtagaaactctcaaatatctcaaatattgtacaaaaaaaatatttgagagtttctacaaatatatatatatatatatatatatatatatatttgagagttttccaaaaaaaaaaaggtaccgtatatataatatttgagagagttttttaaaaaatatataacatttgagatatttgagagtttctaccaaaattaccctttattaCAAATATTTCCTCACCTCCCCTTCACTCCATCtactttgaaacaaacataCCCTAAAGGAAAATGTTACTCCATCcgatcatatatataaaaaaagtttattttttagatttattgtaaaattgatgtatctagataacattatagtctagatacatcatctttacattgaatttaaaaggaaaatgttactcCATCccatatctttttattttattttttacaaaacatctctatttattttgacaaaaggcaatttaggaaatttctttaatttccattttaaattttttgtaaattaaaagagtaatttaggaaatttctatttaaagaagtcttgaaatgacatgttaaattattattacatgtggaccaattaaaagTATACACCTTAacaatgtaccggtacacgtccacataaGATGTGTACCGGAGTGCTCACCTAATAGTATTAGTATTTAGTAGTggatcattttaaaataaactaaataaaataaaaatggatcattttattttacttatagtattttttttggttgatagacgaaaatggcaaaaccattaaaaactcacacacataaagtGGAGTGACCAGTGTTCGAACTCCAGTCCCGACGCAATTTCGACATTTAGGATTTGTGGACTACTTATAGTACTTTTTTTACGCAGTATAATGTACCTTTTTTTTacccaaaaaataaagtaaCTTTTActaaagtcttttttttttttcctttcgtATACCTATATTGCAAAGGGTTTAAGGGAATATTGGTAGAGTAATTTAggatatttaaattaaaaaaaaaagtttagccAACAGGTTAATATAAGTGTTCGTATACCAACAACTAGAGAATTAATAAAGATTTATTAtatgcataacaggataaaaaAACATTCTTAGATGAAGAAAATGTTGTAtaactattttaattaaatatctAACCAAATTCAGGAAAATAACAAACACTAGATTAAAATACAAATCTGTGAAGTGTATGTATAAATATGTAactcatttttaatttcaatccTGATTAAATTATcctaaaagaaaagataaaaaaaaaaatcaaattaagttTATTGTTGACTCTGGATGTAGATGTTCGTGCGGTGTGTGTTCTTCTTGAAGATTGAAGGCTGAGAGAGGAAACGACCTAGCAATCCCAGAGGAATTTGCAAACGATATTTTATTAGAAGAAGCTTCATCGACGAAGATATCCGATATATTGACCCACACGAATAGCTCTTTAGTCTTAACACCGGTGACTCTACGCATACGATATTCCTCCACGAAGGCCGTGACAACCGTATCAAATGAAACCGTGCGACCAATGTCATCGAACCGGTGCACCTTCTTTTGTGGTTGCTTGAGCCACACGAAACCCGTGATACGATTATAACCCATTTCAAAAATGTTGTCCAAAGGAAGCAATCCTTTTGGAAGCATAATTTCATCTAGGAGAAGACGTGATTTTTCCTTGCATATTTCCTCTCCCTCATATATCTCTGCCTCATCCCTTTGATGTTCTATTATTTGATGTGGGTTTGccatgtttttttgtttgatatatttgattttttgatcATGTTGAAAAATGCTATGGAATTAGTTTTAGGTTCAATGAGATGGGAATTTTTAAGGGAACTACCTAGATTTAGAATAGGAAGAAAAAGGGTAGTGTTGTTTTTAGCTAGGGAGGGACCAATGACACTTTTTTGTGGTAGTTAAAATAAGAATGGGGTTGAAACCTATCACATTATTATACTGATGAGAGAAACCGTTCAAATATTGTCATGATTTTCGTGACACTACACAATACTAGTATAgcattatcatttttttttactaaaatatattCTCATCATTTTGTTAGCCATTCATTATggtattgtaacaaaaaaaagccATTCATTATGGTATGGATTTAAGCATAATTAagttaaggaaaatgctaaacagtgcccccggggcactagttaaggatacaaatataaaagttttatcttgtaaattgtgcattcaatgttttaatgatgtgaaaagttattctctctcatcattaactttatcctttgtttccttttttagtatgcttaactagtgccccaggggcactgtttagcatgacccttaagtTAATTAGTGTAATTTAGGATTTAGCTTGGAGGAGAAGTGAGGTTTGCCATAATTATTTACATAAGAATTTAAAGTGTGACTTTTCACcattcaaatatattattgtGCTTGATGTCGTGTTAGTATTGTGACCAGTGACATCTCCAGGAACCTGAAGTAGGGGTTCAGACTAtttagcttttaaaaaaaagttgcttcgtcaaaataaaaaatgcttcGAAATGTATGTTATATATTCTAGtcagtaaattttatttttctttttgaatgagcaaattttattgaaatccGCTTAAAATTAACACTAGTTTAAGAAATTAGAATAGGAAGAAAAAGGGTTGTGTTGTTTTTAGCTAGGGAGGGACCAATGACACTTTTTTGTGGTAGTTAAAATAAGGATGGGGTTGAATCCTATCACATTACTATACCGATGAGAGATACCGTTCAAATATTGTCATGATTTTCATGACACTACACAATATAtcattatcattttttcttacTAAAATATATTCTCATCATTTTGTTAGCCATTCATTATGGTATGATCATTATGCAGTCCTTTGATGAAATGGATTTAACCATAATTAAGTTAGTGTCATCTAGGATTTGGCTTGGAGGAGAAGTGAAGTTTGTATTCTATAATATGCCATAATTATTAACATTAAGAAATTAAAGTGTGATTTTTCACcattcaaatatattattgtGTTTGATGTCGTGTTAGTATTGTGACTGTCCAAAATCACATAAAAATTCTATTCGATTGTTCTAAAATGAATTCTTGGCACCAAAAATTGTGATGCAAAGTTTGAGAGatgaaaatcaattttatttaatttaggAGTCAAACTAAAATTTgcttttttacaaaataattttttaacagctaatttatttacaaaaacttacaacttaaataaaaacaatttaactatattttttaaagaaaaattgacTACATGttaatttcaaaaaacataCATGTGCATCAGTATGACTTATggtttttcatttcatttttacatcatatataatttaagtttCAAACTTTGAATACAAGTTTTGTTACTATTACTCATCCTTTTACCCTCTTTTCCCCGTCTAGATGTGTATATATAGTCAAAGAGTGAATAATAAGTTGCATTGCTTTCTTCGTTCTAAGCTACTTATGGATTACGTAACcattcatttataaaaaaaagaaaccatTCTCATAATGattctattgttttttttaacaccTTAGAACAACAGCAACgtacaatttaaaaataaaataatactactaaAAGCAAAGAGAAGATTCTAAAAGGAATAatacaaaagagaagaaatgaAGCAAGGAAGAAATATTCCTGTTAATTTGTAACAGGTTGTCAGCTTTTCTCTATTTAATAAAACATTATGTTCActaaaaaaatgttgtttttgtttttatctctATAGTAAATCATAGTATcttcatttgttttctttttattttctataattcTTTTCACTAGAATTAATCATATTGATATATCGGACATTtaggttttgtttggtttgaagaaaaaaaagcgggaggaaaaaaaatgacGGAAACCGATAAATGAATTTGTACTAACTTTAGTCCAAGTTCATCAACTGATTTccgtaattttattttcttccacACTTGCTTtccacaaaaccaaacacaccatTAACATGAGTATCTCTTAGTAAAAATTCAAACATTAATTCACCATATTATATAAGAATAACAAGtaatatgaatgaaattttCTATAAAATTTCTACTTGACAAATACTCACTTTAAGACATTTTCAAAGACCAACTAATACTAAATAGCAGCAAAGGTTAATTCAGTTGATAAGAAATTAACTTATTATATTCTATAATTGTATAAATATATCCCTTGTTGACAATTTAATGAAtgtataatttataaatttataaatataaatacatttaataatatttttcaagcCTTGAAGTGTACCTAATTCTCATAAGTCTCATAACTCAAAAATTTCActagaaaagaaaaactattactccctccgtcccaaaaagaatgactcattttgaatatatgcactattcatatatattgttttgaccatatttttctactaataaataaaaataaatattaacatataagatgttgttagattcgtctcgatgagtattttcaaaatatcaattttttataatttttactattatacaattaaagatattagtcgccaaagttatgcattggcatgcgtgtttcggtcaactgggtcattctttttgggacggagggagtactataagtttattttattttcagttttTGTTTTACTTATTTTCTACTCTTGTGCTTATGCTACAAGTACTAGGTGGAAACAAATATCAATCATTGGATTCACCCCACATAGTAGAAAGATACTTGTGGCACCCACCACAACAACTACCATTATTAACATATAAATCTGGCTTTGCCCTTTTGGTTCTTCTTGAACTAGACACTTTCTTCAAACTGGTCCCATCACTACTCTTAAGATTGTGCCTATACTCAACTGCCACTTGTTCAAAAACTTCCACCTCAAACATGTTCAGCTTCATTTTGGGATTCATGTGATCCCTAACAAATGCAAAAGGTAGTTGATCTCTTGGATTAAATGCTTCTAACTCATTGAACATTAGACAAGAAAAGAGGTTGTTTCCTACTCCATGCCTCCTTAATATTAATGCACTGTCTGGTACATCTGCCAAAGCCAATTGGAACAGGACACTTATCAAATTTTGTGTGCACACAACACAACATTAGTTGTGTCTAAATAATGAATTTATCGGTGCACAACTGAGACAAGTCTTTTATCATGCACAACCTTATTTGTATTATTGGATTAATAAGTTTCATAACTGAATTAAAATGTCACATCACATATCATTTAATTAAAGGGTGAAATTTATTGATTCAatgatgaaaacaaatttctgcataataaaaaacttgttttatttgtgCAACTTAGTCATCAATAATATAACTGACTCAATAGATAAGAAGTTTCAATATTTGATATTTATCATTATACTCCCttagaattaaaatatattttcaaaaagttATCTATTTCAATAGTTTTATAAGTGAATTTCACTACTGTcactattttattaatgatattaTTCTTGAAATGTCCTTAAATTAACATAAGTTTACTTTCCATTGACACAATATCCAAAGTTTTATTGAGACAAATTATTTGTATGATCGATCAAATGGTGGTGtaaaatttttaatattcattAAAATAATAACCTCATCACACTCTTTCAGATTGGTCATTATTAAATATGGAGTGTATTTTCAAAAATCAGAAAGGTATATCTGGTATAGTATAATTGCATTAAAATATTCCATAATATTTAGCACATAAAATAGACTTATATTGATTTATAAGTTTGGATTGGATTAAACTTACTTAACCTCTCAAATCCTCAATCAGCTCTAAACATATATGCATTATTTGACAATAGGGTCAACAAAAATTGTTGTATTTGGATTATATTATGAACCAgatatatcaatttttgttaACTGAGTTGTCTCTTACAAAAAGAACAGGAGGTAGTAATAATTTAGGTAACCAAAATTTGTAAGAGTAGTTACCTGATGCATAGGGTAGCTTCCTAGGACTCCATGGTTCCATACCATTTTCACAATAAGTCTCCATTTGCACCTTCAAGCCATTAACATCCCACCATTTCTTCCACCTAGCAGTTGCCATAGCTTCTTCCATTGTATGAACATAAAAAGGATGTTTAGATATAGCCATATCTACATTCTCATTTATAACAAGTGAATGAATCAACAACAAAGGATCAACCGTTAGTTGCAACTTTGCATCAATCCAAATGCTAAATTGTGAATTTGGAAATAGTCTATGAACTAAATATTTTGGTATAATTCCATTCATTGCTGGATTTTGATACAATTTTTCTGTTGCTACCTTCACAATCCTCCATACACCTATCTTGTATTCTTTggattttattgaaattaatctATGATAAGCTAAACCTTTGAGGGTAACTTCATCCACAAACATGAAGAAACATGCATTTTCTAGTGTTTTGGATCCAAGTCCCTTTGGTTGTCTTATTTTGTCATGATCATTGAAGATTGCTGAAACTACTACTACATTGTCACATTTTTCCATGGCAATTTTGTCTGCATCAAAACACAAAATACACAACATAAACAAATTACAATCTTAAATAATAGTTTGAAACAATATAAGAACTTGACAATAGATGTTGAATTTCTAGGCattgtgatcaaaataattCCATGGATCAAGACATTGGGGTCAAGTGGTTAATAAGCTCCCCTAGGACG
Coding sequences within it:
- the LOC123899138 gene encoding uncharacterized protein LOC123899138, whose product is MANPHQIIEHQRDEAEIYEGEEICKEKSRLLLDEIMLPKGLLPLDNIFEMGYNRITGFVWLKQPQKKVHRFDDIGRTVSFDTVVTAFVEEYRMRRVTGVKTKELFVWVNISDIFVDEASSNKISFANSSGIARSFPLSAFNLQEEHTPHEHLHPESTINLI
- the LOC123898103 gene encoding probable hexosyltransferase MUCI70 → MGKLITTSKPLILKSKLLCFSLFYLLTTLFLALYTTLSQSKCFFRSSPSDPILNSLFNYPSSYGEHKYAISTTRSTCSSPVFFSDYWDVVKEIENLRKNFRGYDGGLRYMQGNADTFGGNLSTITRLSYFNHRNDSIDVPCGFLKQFPVSNSDKIAMEKCDNVVVVSAIFNDHDKIRQPKGLGSKTLENACFFMFVDEVTLKGLAYHRLISIKSKEYKIGVWRIVKVATEKLYQNPAMNGIIPKYLVHRLFPNSQFSIWIDAKLQLTVDPLLLIHSLVINENVDMAISKHPFYVHTMEEAMATARWKKWWDVNGLKVQMETYCENGMEPWSPRKLPYASDVPDSALILRRHGVGNNLFSCLMFNELEAFNPRDQLPFAFVRDHMNPKMKLNMFEVEVFEQVAVEYRHNLKSSDGTSLKKVSSSRRTKRAKPDLYVNNGSCCGGCHKYLSTMWGESND